The nucleotide sequence TGATGTAGAAGCCGTAGAAGTGTCTTCTAAAGCGCTTGAGGATTGATAAAAGGTGTGACATCCTCCCCACCCCAATCTATCGATTATGGGTGGGGCTTCCCAAGTCGCCTTGAGACATTCCTGCCCACAGGGATTCCCTACGCCAGTTAGCTAGGCTCATCGCCCCCGCTACCTCGACTTGACAGGCGGTTTCCGTTCGGCAGAGTCCCTGCCTACAATATGTTTCTATACCTCGATTGCAGATTTCTTGAGCGGAGGCTATATCTCTATCTTGAATGTATCCGCAAGCTTTACAATCATGGATTCTATCCGACAAAGTTTTTCTGACTTCAGTTCTACAGTTAGGACAAGTTTGTGATGTTCCACGATGATCAACAGGAGCAAAGAATTTGCCTCGTTTCCAACAGACAAACTTGATGATATCTCGTAGTTGTCCAAAACCGGCATCAAGAGTATGTTTTCCCAACATCCCTTTAGCCATGATTCTAAAATCAATGTCTTCAACAAAGATAGAATCACCCATGTCACAAAGCTTGTGCGCTAATTTGAACTGATGGTCTTTGCGCTTGAACGCTATATGATTGTGTTGCTTTTCTACCTTCAGTCTTGCTTTCTCATAATTATTAGAACGCTTATTTTTTCTCGACAAACGACGTTGCAGTAATTTCAACTTGCTTTGCTCTTTGCCATAGAATTTTGGGCGTTTTGAGCTATAGCCATCAGAAGTAGCAACATAAGCCCCAAGATTCAAATCTACCCCAATAAAATGCCCTGAAGGACTTTCTGTTGATGGTAGTGATTCGGGACTCGAAATAGTGATGACAGCAAACCATCCCTTGGCTTTACGAACCACTCTAACTTGTTTGACAGCAAAGCTTTCTGGAATAGGGCGATGTAGATTTATCTGAACTTTTCCTAGTTTTGGTAATGCTATTTGCCAACCCGTAACGGGATTGGTTTTGAATTGAGGAAAAAGTAAAGACTTCATCTGTCCATACTTTTTGAAACGAGGAAAACCAAAACCTCTCTCTTTGAAAAAATCCCAAGCATCATGCAGTCTTCTAATAGTGCATTGAAGCACTTGAGATGGAGCATTTGCTAACCTAGGAAATATTTTCTTGGCTTTTGGTAATGCGTTTTGTTGTTTAGAATAACTAGGAAAAGGATAGTCAGCAGGCATTATATACTCAAATTCAAGACTACATCTGTCAACGGGCGACTTCCTAGAAGCTATCCAGTCTTTTATTTCTCTAAGAGCGTAGTTATAACAAGCACGAGAAGTTTCTAGCCACTCCAATAGCATACCTTCTTGGAGTGCGTCTGGGTAAATTCTATAGGTGTAGTTGAAAGTGAGCATAAACACCTCTAAATATCGACCACCAATATCTTACCACATAACAATGTTATAGTAAATATCGTCCCTTCCCTTCGCTGTCGCTCAGGACAAGCCTTACGTCAGAGCAAGGCTTCGCTGTTTCATTTATTGGTCGGGATTCATGAGGTCGCGCATTTGGAGGTTTCCTCCAAATGATTCTCGCTGTCGTCCCCACCGTTCAATGTGGATATTTTTTTAGAATTTTTAGGTGGGGACTTCTCCCGACATTCTGTTAAAATAATTTCGGCGTTTTTATTTAAGAAAATTTAAGGTTTAATTATGGCAAAGTATGTTATGTGGGGGAGTTACTGTGAAAATGCCATTGAGAAACGGACTCCTTATCGTCAAGCGCATTTAGACGGTTTAGCCGCCCAAAAAGAGCAAGGCATTTTGATTACTTTGGGACCCACCAAGGATAATACTATTGTATTTGGCATTTATGAAGCCGAAAGTGAAGACGCGGTCAGAGAATTGATCGAAGGAGATCCTTATTGGAAAAATGGCATTTGGACAGAATACGAAGTTAAAGAATGGATACAGGTTTTTTAAAAGGGCGCTCTTAAACAACGCCCCGACCAACTGATAAACATCCATTAATCCGGACAATACAAAGTATCCTTAGTATCCCGTCCGGTTACCGGGTTAGTTCCCTTCGCAATAGTACAGAGATATTTCTCCACATCAGGACGTAACAAAACATCCGTAAAATCTGCCCCATCAATAATTGCCCCTTTAAACAAAGTATTAGTCGCAAAAGCCCCCTCTAAAACCGCATTAGTAAAATTCACTCTAATCAAACGAGCAGACTCTAAATCAGCATATCTTAAATTCGCGCCTTCAAAATTAGCCGATTCCAAATTCGAGGCAAAAAAGCGCACACCTTCTAAATTCGCATTACTAAAATTGCTACTCCTTAAATTAGCATGATCAAATTTAGAATCCCGCAGGTCTTGGCCCGAAAAATCATGATTAACTAAATTTTGTTGTGCATAATCAAGCGCCGTTGCAGGTGCAATCATCGGATTGAAGAAAACCATTGCTCCTACTAAAACGATGAATAAACCCACTTTTAAACGAGAAAAAATTAAAGATTGCCACCGATTCATATTCATATTAACCCTTATTAGTTAATCAGCGTTTTCTTCACAAGCAATAGCCAATTTACTCAGTTTTTCAGCTTATTGCTGAGATATCTTCAAACCAGTCTACCTCATATCACTGTTTCGTGACTTATATCAGTAAAAACCTCTATTGTTTGGATCACCAAATCGAGTACATTAAAACTATAGTCAAATTTCGCAAATGCTATTCTAAACATGACTAATACACAAGAATTACCCCTGTGGGTACAAGGCCGGGAACAAGTCCTCAGTAACGATACAGATGTTGAGTGGCGAGGTGGTCAACGTCCGGACTATACCCAACTTGACCAAAATGGGGACAAAGAGAGAAAGTATAATCATGCTGAGGGTTCTCTCAACGCCATCGCTCACAATTTAGTCAAAACCTTCGAGATGGAAGCATCTCACAAAGCTAACCCCCAACAATGGTTATCTATTGTTACCGATAAGTTTCGCATGAGTAGCAATGGAGGGCAACAATACACCGCCGAAGAAGTTTACGAGAAAGGAACCTATAATCTATTTCTGACTGATACAGAACATTATCGTGCCTCAGAGGAAACTTTCGACTCATCCTATAATTTGTTTCATACAGCTTTCCCGAAAGGGTTTCACTGGGAACTGATAGAAGTGGTTTCAGGGCCTCCTAATGTGGTGTTTAAGTGGCGGCACTGGGGAACCTTTAACGGTCCCTACAAAGATTCTCAACCCACAGGAGAAACTATCGAAATTGTTGGTTTAAGTATTGCTAAAGTGACCGATGATTTAAAAATTGAATTGGTTGAGCATTATTTTGATAATAGTGCTTTCTTGCAAAAATTAACCAGTGGGGGTAAAAAAAGTTAATTGTTAATCATTGAAAGTTATTAGTTATCCGGGGCTATTTTATTCTCTGCCAGCGCTTCCCAAGAATAAAACAGTCCTGAAAAAATCATGATTAAAATGCAGGAAAGCTAAATATGCCACGTTTTTTAGAAACAGAACGGTTAATACTACGTTATATAACTGAAGCCGATGCCGACAATCTTTTCCAATTAGACAGTGATCCTGAAGTTATGCGCTTTATTAGCGGAGGAAAAACAACTGATTATGAAGCCATAAAAAATAAACTTTTGCCCCTTTTTATCGGATATTATCAAAAATATGGACAATTAGCCGCTTGGGCAGTAGAGGAAAAAATTAGTCAAAACTTCATCGGTTGGTTCATCTTTAGACCGGCATCGGAATTTAAATGGGCCAAAGAATTAAACTTAGCCAGCAAAGAGGAAATAGAACTAGGTTATCGCTTGTGTAGAACCAGTTGGGGAAAAGGATATGCAACAGAAGGCTCTAAAGCTTTAATCCATAAGGGATTTAAAGAATTAAACGTTAAAAAAGTTTGTGCATTTGCTCTAGCCAACAATAAAGCCTCAACTCGGGTAATGGAAAAAGTCGGATTAAAATTAGAAAAAGAGTTTCAATTTACCGAAGCTCAATTTCCTTGCTTTCAAGAAGCAGACCGTAAAGCGCTTAAATACTCTCTCAGAGAAGCTGAATTTTTAGATTAGAGTTAATTTGAATAAATAAATCTTATGAAGCCAGAAATTATTGATCATCTCAGCGAAAAGCAAATACAGGAATTATGTCAACTTTTTCAATCAACCTGGTGGGCAAAAGGCCGAAAACTCCCCGATGTGCAACGAATGCTCAACCATTCAGACTTAATTGTGGCACTTTGCCATCACTCCTCTCGTCAACTCCTAGGATTTTCCCGAATTTTGACAGATTATGTTTACCGAGCTATTTTATTTGATGTAGTCATTCGAGATAATTATCGGCAACAAGGACTCGGCAAAAT is from Gloeothece verrucosa PCC 7822 and encodes:
- a CDS encoding GNAT family N-acetyltransferase produces the protein MPRFLETERLILRYITEADADNLFQLDSDPEVMRFISGGKTTDYEAIKNKLLPLFIGYYQKYGQLAAWAVEEKISQNFIGWFIFRPASEFKWAKELNLASKEEIELGYRLCRTSWGKGYATEGSKALIHKGFKELNVKKVCAFALANNKASTRVMEKVGLKLEKEFQFTEAQFPCFQEADRKALKYSLREAEFLD
- a CDS encoding ester cyclase, which codes for MTNTQELPLWVQGREQVLSNDTDVEWRGGQRPDYTQLDQNGDKERKYNHAEGSLNAIAHNLVKTFEMEASHKANPQQWLSIVTDKFRMSSNGGQQYTAEEVYEKGTYNLFLTDTEHYRASEETFDSSYNLFHTAFPKGFHWELIEVVSGPPNVVFKWRHWGTFNGPYKDSQPTGETIEIVGLSIAKVTDDLKIELVEHYFDNSAFLQKLTSGGKKS
- a CDS encoding pentapeptide repeat-containing protein, with the protein product MVFFNPMIAPATALDYAQQNLVNHDFSGQDLRDSKFDHANLRSSNFSNANLEGVRFFASNLESANFEGANLRYADLESARLIRVNFTNAVLEGAFATNTLFKGAIIDGADFTDVLLRPDVEKYLCTIAKGTNPVTGRDTKDTLYCPD
- a CDS encoding YciI family protein, whose protein sequence is MAKYVMWGSYCENAIEKRTPYRQAHLDGLAAQKEQGILITLGPTKDNTIVFGIYEAESEDAVRELIEGDPYWKNGIWTEYEVKEWIQVF
- a CDS encoding RNA-guided endonuclease InsQ/TnpB family protein is translated as MLTFNYTYRIYPDALQEGMLLEWLETSRACYNYALREIKDWIASRKSPVDRCSLEFEYIMPADYPFPSYSKQQNALPKAKKIFPRLANAPSQVLQCTIRRLHDAWDFFKERGFGFPRFKKYGQMKSLLFPQFKTNPVTGWQIALPKLGKVQINLHRPIPESFAVKQVRVVRKAKGWFAVITISSPESLPSTESPSGHFIGVDLNLGAYVATSDGYSSKRPKFYGKEQSKLKLLQRRLSRKNKRSNNYEKARLKVEKQHNHIAFKRKDHQFKLAHKLCDMGDSIFVEDIDFRIMAKGMLGKHTLDAGFGQLRDIIKFVCWKRGKFFAPVDHRGTSQTCPNCRTEVRKTLSDRIHDCKACGYIQDRDIASAQEICNRGIETYCRQGLCRTETACQVEVAGAMSLANWRRESLWAGMSQGDLGSPTHNR
- a CDS encoding GNAT family N-acetyltransferase, whose amino-acid sequence is MKPEIIDHLSEKQIQELCQLFQSTWWAKGRKLPDVQRMLNHSDLIVALCHHSSRQLLGFSRILTDYVYRAILFDVVIRDNYRQQGLGKILMEAIINHPDLQEIEGLILFCQPEVIPFYQKWGFWGKSDRLEIMIRPAAETELLQEKAGSLMN